Genomic DNA from Haloplanus sp. HW8-1:
CGACGCGCATCCTCCGCCGGGCGAACGACGAGGCCGGAATGGACACGCTCGCCACCCGCGATACGCGTGACGTCTACGACGACCTGCTCGAACTGGCGAGCGAGTACGCCCTCACCCGGCACGCGGCCGATCGCATCCGGGTCCTGACGCCGCTCTCCGATCCCGGGGCTGCCGAATCACGGCTCGACGACGTCGACGCCGCGCGCGCGGCCTGGACCGGCCTCGACGACGAGGGGCGGGAAGCGGTCGTCGCCGCCTTCGAGGCCTACGACGCGGCCGAGGGCTCCGAACGCGCGGCCGTCGACGCCGCCCTCGCGCTTCGGGAGGCCGGCCTCGACGGCACGGCCTTCGACGCCCTCGGCGCGGTCGATCCGGACGCCCTCCGCGAGGCCGCCGACGCCCTGTCGTACGTGACCGCGGAGGGCGTCGCCCAGGGGGCCGACGAGCGACTCGACGACCTGCGGGCCCGCCTCGCGGACGCTCGCAACCTCGAGAACGACGCGTTCGACGTCCTCGAACGGGTCCGGGAGACCGGCGTCCGCGACCTGGCGGACTTCCGGCGCGCCTTCGCCGACTACGTGGATCGCGAGACGCGCCTCTCGCGGTCGGCCATCGAGGAGGTCGCCCCCGAAGACGCCCACGACGCCGCTGACTTCGTCAGCACGGCGCTCCGGGCGCTCGTCGACGACCTGGAACGTCGGGCAGCCGACCGCGAACGAGAGATCGAGGACGACCTCCGGGCCTCGGTGGCCGACGCCCGCGAGGACGTGGACCGGATCCTGGCCGCCGTCGACGACGTCGCCCTCGACCTCTCGTTGGCCCGCTTCGCGGCGGCCCACGACCTCGTCCGGCCGGCCCTCGGCGGCGACTGCCTCGCCGTCGAGGGAGCGCGCAACCCCTTTCTCTCCGATCCCGACCCCGTCGACTACGCGGTCGGCGATCACGACCTCTCGCCCCCGCCGGGCGACCGCGTGACGGTGCTGACCGGTGCCAACAGCGGCGGGAAGACGACCCTGCTCGAGACCTGCTGTGCGGTCGCCCTGCTGGCTGCGATGGGGCTGCCGGTCCCCGCCGACCGCGCCGCAGTCGGCTCCTTCGGAGCCATCGTCTTCCACCGCCGCCACGCGAGTTTCAACGCCGGCGTCCTGGAGTCGACGCTGAAATCCATCGTTCCGCCCCTGACCGACGACGGGCGAACCCTGATGCTGGTCGACGAGTTCGAGGCGATCACCGAACCCGGGCGGGCCGCCGACCTGCTGAACGGCCTCGTCGACCTCACCGTCGACCGCGGCGCCCTCGGCGTCTACGTCACCCACCTCGCGGACGACCTGAGCCCACTCCCCGACACCGCCCGCATCGACGGCATCTTCGCCCAGGGGCTCACCGCCGATCTGGACCTTCGGGTGGACTACCAGCCCCGCTTCGGTACCGTCGGCAAGTCCACACCGGAGTTCATCGTCTCCCGCCTCGTCGCGAACGCGGGTGGCCGGCGCGAACGGCAGGGGTTCGAACGGCTCGCGGCCGCCGTCGGCGAGGAGGCGGTCCAGCGCACCCTCGCCGACGCGTGGGAGGAGTGAGGACGCGACGCGCGGTCGGCCGTCACGGAGCCTCACCCACGATATGAGGGGCCCGCGCCGTCTCACGGAGCGTGCGACTCTTAACCCCGCGCCGTCTGTGAAGACTATGTTCGAGGACTGCTCGGGGCTACTCGCCGACAACCCGGCGTTTCGCGGGTACGGCGTGGCCGTCACGCCCGGCGCCGAGGGTCCGCTGGCGTTCGTCGCCGGCTTTGGCACCGCCAACCGCGTCCTCCGATTCGAGGAGGGCGCCGTCGCCGACGCGGCCTGTGGCGTCCTCGCCGACGACGGCAGACACGCCATCGGCGTCGCCGCGGCGGACCTCGACGCCGACGGCCGCGAGGAGGTGTACGTCCACAACGTCGCCGCCTTCGGCGGCACGTCCGCCGAGGCCGACCTGCTTCTCGATCCGGAGCGCGGCGGGGCGCGGTGGCGTGACCTCTTCGCCGACCCGGTGAACCGGGGACGAGGGAACCACCGTGTCGGCCGTTCGGTCGCCGCCGTCGACCGCCTCGGTACCGGTCGCTACGGTCTGTTCGTCACCGGATACGGCGCGCCTGCACGGTTCTACGAGGTCGGCGACGACGGCGGCATCACCGACCTCGCCGACGCGGTCGGCCTCGACGTGGTCACCGGCGGCCGGTCGATCGCCGCCGGCCCCATCCTCTCCGACCGGACGGACCTGTTCGTCGGTGCCGAGCGCGGGCCGAACCTCCTGCTCAGAAACGTGGGGGGGAAGTACGTCGACGTCGCCCGGGAGTACGGCGTCGCCGATCCCGAGGAGAACGCCCGTGGCGCGGCGCTCGTGGCCCCCGAGGGGTCGCGAACGCCCGACATCGTCTGTGGCAACTGGAACGGCGCGAACCGGCTGTTCGCCCGCGAGGGGGATACGTTTCGCGACGTGGCACCGGCCGAGCTCTCCCGTCCGGCACGCGTCCGGACCGTCGTCGCCGCCGATTTCGACAACGACGGCCGCGGGGAACTGTTCGTCAACTGCCTGGGCGCGCCCAACCGCCTGCTCACGTACGACGACGGGTGGACACAGACGGGGATCGGCGCCGCCCTCGAACCCGAGGGGATGGGCACCGGCGCCGTGGCCGCCGACTTCGACGGCGACGGCACGCTGGAACTCCTCGTGGTCCACGGGGAGGCCGAGGCTCAGCCCCTCTCGCTCTATCGCGTACCCAACGACGGCGACTGGCTCCGCGTGCGACCGCTCACGCCCGCCGGGGCGCCCGCCCGCGGCGCCCGGGTGACGCTCCACACCGACGCGGGCCGACAGGTCCGGATCGTCGACGCTGGGAGCGGCTACCTCTGCCAGATGGAACCGGTCGCCCACTTCGGCCTCGGTTCGGCGGTTCCACGCGAGGTCACCGTCTGCTGGCCCGACGGCCGCGAGCGGACGATCGACGAGCCACCGTCGAGGGCGACGATCCGCCCGTCTCACCCCGGCGGCTGATCGACCGTCGGCCGAGGTAGCGGGATTTAAGGCGGGGTCCCCGCTACTGACTGGAAACATGATCGACCCCACATCCGATATCGGTGAGGACGTCGACGAGAGTACCGCACCCACCTGTCACACCTGCGGGAAGAAAATCGTCGCGGAGCCGGAGCATCGCGTCGTCTCGTGGGTCGAGGACGGCGAGGTCGAACATCTCCACTTCTGTGACGACGAGTGCCACGAGGCCTGGAGCGGCCGGCGACCGAGTCGCTGATCGGCGGCCGATCGGTGTGGGGTCGATTCATATATTGTACGTCAGTACCGGCGGTTCGTCGAGACGGTCCCGCGAACACGGGTGAACGGTTACAGTAATCCGTATCAGCCGTCGGTCGTCTCGAACCGGTCCAGTCCCAGCGACAGCATGTCCGGACTCACCGGCCGGAACTCCTCGCGCTCCCACGCCGGGAAATACCCCCGGACGCCGTTCCATCGGTCACGGGCGTAGCGTGCGTCGACGAGTACGCGGACGCCTCGCTCGTCGGGACCGCGGATGACCCGCCCGACGGCCTGTCTGGCCTTCCGGACCGCCGGCGCCGTCAACGCCGTCTCGAACCCGCTCCGGCCGCCGCCGTGCTCGCCGTCGGCTCCGAACGCCCGGTCGTACGCCGTCACGACGGCCTGTGTCCGGGGGCGTGTCGTGTCGACCAGCGGCACGCCACACACCACCGCCGCGTGCAGGCGGTCGCCGCGGTAGTCGACCCCCTCGGTCAGCGTCCCCCGGAGGCTGGTGACGAGCGTCTTCGATCCGCCCGAGAAGAAGTCCGTCTTCAGTGCCTCCGTCGCGCCGTCGTCGCTCGACTCGTCGAGCAGGACCGGCGAGTCGAGACGCTCGTCGAGGCGCCCGGCCATCCACTCCGCCTCGGCGTAGTTCGGCATTCCCACCAGGACGTTCCCGTCCCGGCCGGCCACCTCGGCGACGGCGTCGACGTACACCCGACGGGCGTCGGTGTCCGCGCCAACCTCGCCCCGGTTCTCGTAGGTGTAGGCCGGCGCGTCGACTGCGAAACTCGCGCGGTTCTCCGCCGGGAAGCCGAGGCCGTACGTCCGCTCGACGACCGGTCTGCCGTCGTCGGCGAGCGTGTTCAGCCCCGTCACCGTCCGGAACACGTCGAGAGGTTCGAGCGTCGCCGACATCAACACCCCGCCGCCGAAGTCGTCGAGGCGGTCGGCGATGGCGTCGCCGGGGACGCAGTTGTGGAGGGCGAGTCGTGCGTTGTAGGCCCGCCGCCACGAGTCGCCGGGTTCGGCCTCGTTCCACGTCCGCGAGAGGTCGATCGTACGGAAGTAGCGGGTGTGGTCCGCACGGTACCACGCGCCGAGCACCCGGCCGACCGTCGGCGTCGCCCGCTCCCGGTCGGCCTCCTCCAGTTCGTTCAGGACGCGCGCGACGACGGCGCCGACCGCCTCGGCGCGCACCCAGACGTCGTCGCCGTACCGTCCGTCCGCCCACTCCGTGATGGCGTCGGGTTCCGGTCGGTCCGGGTCGCGGAGGGGAATCTCGTCGTCTTCAAGGCCGTCCAGCGACGCCCGCCACCCAGGCCGTTCCCGGTCCAGGTGGGCACGCACCCGCCGGTCGAGTTCCTCGCGCAGGTCGCGGACGAACGCCCGCGTCGCCTTCACCTCCGCGAGGCTCACGTCCGACTCCGCGAGTTCGCCGCGGATCAGGTCGGCGTCCCGTGAGTCGTCGTCCATCGCCACTGGCTGGATCACGCGCGTGAGTTCGGACTCGGCGTCTCGGAGGGTGGCGTCGCCCACCCCGTCGCTCACCAGGTCGCGCACCCGCGGTTCGAGCATGTGTGCCTCGTCGCAGACGACGAACGTCGAGTCGTCGAGGAGCGCGCCGGTGAACGAGCCGACCGTCTGCGGATCGAACGCGTGGTAGTAGTTGCCGATGGTCACCTCGACGTGGGGGATGAGCGCCCCGAGGATCGAATGTGGGCAGGCGCCGTGGCTCGCCGCGAGGCCGACGAGGTCGTCGGTGTCGAGTAGGCCGCGATCCGTGACGTCGAAGGGGACGGCCTCGGCCGGATCGCCGTCCTCGGGCAGGTCGTCGAGATACTGCGCGTAGAAAGGGCAGTACTCGACGCCCTCGTACTCGGCGGTGTCGGGCGGGTAGGGCGTCGGTTCGCCGGCCGTCTCCAGAAACTCCGCCGCCGCCCCGCTCCCGGTGTCGAGCAGGCCGGTCTGGGTCCGCCGGGCGTCGTCGGCGAGCGCCGCGGCCGTCGTCGGTCCGTCGCTTCCCGTCAGGTTTCGTGTCCGCTCGCGGAGCCCGTCACACCGGTCGTAGACGGTCGTCTCGTCGACGTCGGCGACGCGTTCCCGGCTGTACGGGCAGACGTCCGCCTTGCCGACGAGCGTCAGCGCCGAGACGGGACGCCAGTCCTCGGGCAGTTCCTGGTTGATCGTCTCCACGTCCGCCTCGAACTGGCGGAGTTGCTGTTTGACGCTCGTGAGGACGGCCACCCGTTCGAACGGCGAGTCCGGATCGCGCACTCGGTCGATGCCGGCGGTCAGCGCGAGCATCGTCTTGCCCGTGCCGCAGGCGCCCTCGATCACGGCGAACCCGCCCCGGTCGGCCACTTCGACTGCCGTCTCGATGCCGTCTGCCTGATCCGGGTACGGCTCGTCGTGGCCGAACACCGTCCGCCACGTCTCGCCCATTACCCACAGGCTGGCGACGTCCTCTGATAAAAAGCTCGGCTCACGCCCGTTACAGCAGGCTTCGTCCCAGGACGATCACCGAGAGGTTGTTGGCGAAGACGCCGAGACCGACGGCGACGAGGACGCCCAGCCACCCCTCGATCAGGAGTGCGAAGTAGTACTCGGTCGGCGACGGCGTTCGGCGGAGACGGCCGACGAGAAGGCGAAAGAAGCCGGTGACGATCACCACGACCGCGAGGTGAGCGCCGATCACGACGAGGACCGTCCGGCCGAGCAGCC
This window encodes:
- a CDS encoding DNA mismatch repair protein, giving the protein MRLEDYWGVGPKTSERLRETLGEEAAVDAIESADVRALTDAGITRGRATRILRRANDEAGMDTLATRDTRDVYDDLLELASEYALTRHAADRIRVLTPLSDPGAAESRLDDVDAARAAWTGLDDEGREAVVAAFEAYDAAEGSERAAVDAALALREAGLDGTAFDALGAVDPDALREAADALSYVTAEGVAQGADERLDDLRARLADARNLENDAFDVLERVRETGVRDLADFRRAFADYVDRETRLSRSAIEEVAPEDAHDAADFVSTALRALVDDLERRAADREREIEDDLRASVADAREDVDRILAAVDDVALDLSLARFAAAHDLVRPALGGDCLAVEGARNPFLSDPDPVDYAVGDHDLSPPPGDRVTVLTGANSGGKTTLLETCCAVALLAAMGLPVPADRAAVGSFGAIVFHRRHASFNAGVLESTLKSIVPPLTDDGRTLMLVDEFEAITEPGRAADLLNGLVDLTVDRGALGVYVTHLADDLSPLPDTARIDGIFAQGLTADLDLRVDYQPRFGTVGKSTPEFIVSRLVANAGGRRERQGFERLAAAVGEEAVQRTLADAWEE
- a CDS encoding DUF7576 family protein, which codes for MIDPTSDIGEDVDESTAPTCHTCGKKIVAEPEHRVVSWVEDGEVEHLHFCDDECHEAWSGRRPSR
- a CDS encoding CRTAC1 family protein codes for the protein MFEDCSGLLADNPAFRGYGVAVTPGAEGPLAFVAGFGTANRVLRFEEGAVADAACGVLADDGRHAIGVAAADLDADGREEVYVHNVAAFGGTSAEADLLLDPERGGARWRDLFADPVNRGRGNHRVGRSVAAVDRLGTGRYGLFVTGYGAPARFYEVGDDGGITDLADAVGLDVVTGGRSIAAGPILSDRTDLFVGAERGPNLLLRNVGGKYVDVAREYGVADPEENARGAALVAPEGSRTPDIVCGNWNGANRLFAREGDTFRDVAPAELSRPARVRTVVAADFDNDGRGELFVNCLGAPNRLLTYDDGWTQTGIGAALEPEGMGTGAVAADFDGDGTLELLVVHGEAEAQPLSLYRVPNDGDWLRVRPLTPAGAPARGARVTLHTDAGRQVRIVDAGSGYLCQMEPVAHFGLGSAVPREVTVCWPDGRERTIDEPPSRATIRPSHPGG
- a CDS encoding ATP-dependent DNA helicase, whose translation is MGETWRTVFGHDEPYPDQADGIETAVEVADRGGFAVIEGACGTGKTMLALTAGIDRVRDPDSPFERVAVLTSVKQQLRQFEADVETINQELPEDWRPVSALTLVGKADVCPYSRERVADVDETTVYDRCDGLRERTRNLTGSDGPTTAAALADDARRTQTGLLDTGSGAAAEFLETAGEPTPYPPDTAEYEGVEYCPFYAQYLDDLPEDGDPAEAVPFDVTDRGLLDTDDLVGLAASHGACPHSILGALIPHVEVTIGNYYHAFDPQTVGSFTGALLDDSTFVVCDEAHMLEPRVRDLVSDGVGDATLRDAESELTRVIQPVAMDDDSRDADLIRGELAESDVSLAEVKATRAFVRDLREELDRRVRAHLDRERPGWRASLDGLEDDEIPLRDPDRPEPDAITEWADGRYGDDVWVRAEAVGAVVARVLNELEEADRERATPTVGRVLGAWYRADHTRYFRTIDLSRTWNEAEPGDSWRRAYNARLALHNCVPGDAIADRLDDFGGGVLMSATLEPLDVFRTVTGLNTLADDGRPVVERTYGLGFPAENRASFAVDAPAYTYENRGEVGADTDARRVYVDAVAEVAGRDGNVLVGMPNYAEAEWMAGRLDERLDSPVLLDESSDDGATEALKTDFFSGGSKTLVTSLRGTLTEGVDYRGDRLHAAVVCGVPLVDTTRPRTQAVVTAYDRAFGADGEHGGGRSGFETALTAPAVRKARQAVGRVIRGPDERGVRVLVDARYARDRWNGVRGYFPAWEREEFRPVSPDMLSLGLDRFETTDG